The sequence CTCGCTATTCGCTGGCCATCGACTCGACCCAGCGCACCTCCGAAACCGAATGGCGCAGCCAGGCGGCGAGCAACCGGCAGGGAAGCGGCGGGCTGCTGGACCCGCACCTGGGGGCCGAATTGTCGGCCGAAGAAGCGCGCTTGCAGGACGAAGCGCGACGGATTTATGAGCAGCGAATCGAGCGCGGCGTGGCTCGCGAGCAGGCGCGTAAGGACCTGCCGCTGTCGACCTATACCGAGGCGTACTGGAAGGTCGACCTGCACAACTTGCTGCACTTCCTGGCGCTGCGGATGGATGCCCATGCCCAAGATGAAATCCGTCGCTACTCGGCCACCATCGGGCACGAGATCGTCAAGCACCTGTTTCCGCTGGTCTGGGAAGCGTTCATCGATTACCGAACCGAAGCCACCTATCTCACGCGTCTGGACGCGGGGGTGATCGCCCGGCTGATGGCGCGCAGCGCCGCCAGTGGACGCCCAGCCACCGACGAGGACTTTATGGCGGT comes from Planctomycetota bacterium and encodes:
- the thyX gene encoding FAD-dependent thymidylate synthase, yielding MPTNAAQVEQLRWKKFPVLNDGFVCLVDVMGDDQAVVQAARVSYGEGTRKVSDDRGLIRYLMRHRHSTPFEMAELKFLVRVPMDTWRQWIRHRTANVNEYSTRYSLAIDSTQRTSETEWRSQAASNRQGSGGLLDPHLGAELSAEEARLQDEARRIYEQRIERGVAREQARKDLPLSTYTEAYWKVDLHNLLHFLALRMDAHAQDEIRRYSATIGHEIVKHLFPLVWEAFIDYRTEATYLTRLDAGVIARLMARSAASGRPATDEDFMAVQDPTWIGMTRCRERDECREKLASLNILPQPAVPSATDAKDN